A window of the Streptomyces sp. Ag109_O5-10 genome harbors these coding sequences:
- a CDS encoding two-component system response regulator yields the protein MTADDRAGILLVDDMEDNLIALEAVLGSLNEPIVRARSGEEAMKALLRRRFAVVLLDIRMPGMDGFETAANIKRLDQTKDVPIIFLTGADEDAGYTFRGYATGAADYLTKPFDPWVLRAKVNVFLELHRKNQQLQELLAREQADFGELGKRLAAIEDRLAAEPVDVTTLREQTRELRQLLNRARSN from the coding sequence ATGACCGCTGACGACCGTGCCGGCATCCTCCTTGTCGACGACATGGAGGACAACCTGATAGCACTGGAAGCCGTTCTGGGGTCACTGAACGAGCCGATCGTCAGGGCCCGCTCCGGCGAGGAGGCGATGAAAGCCCTGCTCCGCCGCCGCTTCGCCGTCGTCCTCCTCGACATCCGCATGCCTGGCATGGACGGCTTCGAGACAGCCGCGAACATCAAACGCCTCGACCAGACGAAAGACGTCCCGATCATCTTCCTGACCGGAGCGGACGAGGACGCCGGGTACACCTTCCGCGGCTACGCCACCGGCGCGGCGGACTACCTGACGAAACCGTTCGACCCGTGGGTACTGCGGGCGAAGGTCAACGTGTTCCTGGAACTGCACCGGAAGAACCAGCAGTTGCAGGAACTGCTGGCACGGGAACAGGCCGATTTCGGCGAGTTGGGCAAGCGGTTGGCGGCCATCGAGGACCGCTTGGCCGCGGAACCCGTCGACGTGACAACACTGAGGGAGCAGACCAGGGAGCTACGGCAGCTGTTGAACAGGGCCAGGTCGAACTGA
- a CDS encoding long-chain fatty acid--CoA ligase, producing MTDTQTLIENRPPSVAALFLDRVAATPDAEAYRYPVPAASGQGPDDWKSLSWAQAAERVYAIAAGLIELGIEPEQRVALASSTRVEWILADLGILCAGAATTTVYPQTNAEESVFILSDSASRVLIAEDAAQVAKAVQKRAELPDIVQVVVIDPAGAETGDWVITLAELEQRGARYLEKHPELIKERVGAITKDQLATLIYTSGTTGRPKGVRLPQDNWSYMAKAIAATGLVGAEDVQYLWLPLAHVFGKVLTSGQIEVGHVTAVDGRVDKIIENLPVVQPTYMAAVPRIFEKVYNGVAAKARAGGAAKYKIFQWAAEVAREYAKVTQENFRRTGAATVPFGLAAKHKVADGLVYSKLREAFGGRLRACVSGSAALAPEIGYFFAGAGVHILEGYGLTESSAASFVNPGEAYRTGTVGKPLPGCEVRIADDGEILLRGPGIMQGYHGLPEKTAEVLEADGWFHTGDIGELSPDGYLRITDRKKDLIKTSGGKYIAPAEVEGQFKAVCPYVSNILVHGADRNFCTALIALDEVAILEWAKENGLDGKSYAEVVAAPATVEMVDGYVKELNEGLQRWQTIKKFRLLPRDLDVEHGEITPSLKLKRPVVEREYKHLIDDMYAGTREA from the coding sequence GTGACCGACACACAGACACTGATCGAGAACCGACCGCCGTCCGTGGCGGCCCTCTTCCTGGATCGCGTGGCGGCCACACCGGACGCCGAGGCCTACCGCTATCCGGTGCCCGCGGCCTCCGGGCAGGGACCGGACGACTGGAAGTCGCTCAGCTGGGCGCAGGCCGCCGAGCGGGTCTACGCCATCGCGGCCGGTCTCATCGAACTCGGCATCGAGCCCGAACAGCGGGTCGCCCTCGCCTCCTCCACCCGCGTCGAGTGGATCCTCGCCGACCTCGGCATCCTGTGCGCCGGCGCCGCCACCACAACGGTCTACCCGCAGACCAACGCCGAGGAGTCGGTGTTCATCCTCTCCGACTCCGCGAGCCGGGTGCTGATCGCGGAGGACGCGGCCCAGGTCGCCAAGGCCGTCCAGAAGCGCGCAGAACTGCCCGACATCGTCCAGGTCGTCGTCATCGACCCGGCCGGCGCCGAGACCGGCGACTGGGTGATCACCCTCGCCGAACTGGAGCAGCGCGGCGCCAGGTACCTGGAGAAGCACCCCGAGCTGATCAAGGAGCGGGTCGGCGCGATCACCAAGGACCAGCTCGCCACCCTCATCTACACCTCCGGCACCACCGGCCGCCCCAAGGGCGTACGGCTGCCCCAGGACAACTGGTCGTACATGGCGAAGGCGATCGCCGCGACCGGCCTGGTCGGCGCCGAGGACGTGCAGTACCTGTGGCTGCCGCTCGCCCACGTCTTCGGCAAGGTGCTCACGTCCGGGCAGATCGAGGTCGGTCACGTCACCGCCGTCGACGGTCGCGTCGACAAGATCATCGAGAATCTGCCGGTCGTGCAGCCGACGTACATGGCCGCCGTGCCGCGCATCTTCGAGAAGGTCTACAACGGCGTCGCGGCGAAGGCCCGTGCGGGCGGTGCCGCCAAGTACAAGATCTTCCAGTGGGCGGCCGAGGTCGCCCGCGAGTACGCCAAGGTCACCCAGGAGAACTTCCGCCGTACCGGTGCCGCGACCGTTCCCTTCGGGCTCGCCGCCAAGCACAAGGTCGCCGACGGGCTCGTCTACTCCAAGCTGCGGGAGGCCTTCGGCGGGCGGCTGCGGGCCTGCGTCTCCGGGTCGGCGGCGCTGGCGCCCGAGATCGGCTACTTCTTCGCCGGCGCCGGTGTGCACATCCTGGAGGGCTACGGCCTCACCGAGTCCTCCGCCGCGTCCTTCGTGAACCCCGGCGAGGCCTACCGCACCGGTACGGTCGGCAAGCCGCTGCCCGGCTGCGAGGTGCGGATCGCCGACGACGGCGAGATCCTGCTCCGCGGCCCCGGCATCATGCAGGGCTACCACGGGCTGCCCGAGAAGACGGCCGAGGTCCTGGAGGCCGACGGCTGGTTCCACACCGGTGACATCGGCGAGCTGTCCCCCGACGGCTACCTGCGGATCACCGACCGCAAGAAGGACCTCATCAAGACGTCCGGCGGCAAGTACATCGCGCCCGCCGAGGTCGAGGGACAGTTCAAGGCGGTCTGCCCCTACGTCTCCAACATCCTCGTGCACGGTGCCGACCGGAACTTCTGCACCGCCCTGATCGCCCTCGACGAGGTGGCGATCCTGGAGTGGGCCAAGGAGAACGGCCTGGACGGCAAGTCCTACGCCGAGGTGGTGGCCGCGCCGGCGACCGTAGAGATGGTCGACGGGTACGTCAAGGAGCTCAACGAGGGGCTGCAGCGGTGGCAGACCATCAAGAAGTTCCGGCTGCTGCCCCGGGACCTCGACGTGGAGCACGGGGAGATCACGCCGAGCCTGAAGCTGAAGCGGCCGGTCGTGGAGCGGGAGTACAAGCATCTGATCGACGACATGTACGCCGGGACACGGGAGGCCTAG